The Fervidibacillus albus genome contains a region encoding:
- a CDS encoding amino acid ABC transporter permease, with amino-acid sequence MNLDFSQIVPFIPFLLKGIGATLQFVSISILLGFILGTLLALCKITNIRPLKMFANAYTSIFRGTPLILQLWIIYFAVPQLTGYNIPEYLTAILAFGLNSAAYVSEIIRAGIMAVDRGQTEAAMALGIPYRPMMLNIILPQAIKNILPALVNEFITLTKESAIVSTIGYLDLMRRAQIIGAQIYRNFETLFLAGIIYWVMVFILTKVGELVERRLRQSDTHS; translated from the coding sequence ATGAATTTGGATTTTTCCCAAATCGTGCCTTTTATTCCTTTTCTTTTAAAAGGAATTGGTGCGACATTACAATTTGTTAGTATTTCAATCTTACTAGGCTTCATTTTAGGGACGCTTCTTGCTCTTTGTAAAATTACAAATATTCGTCCGTTAAAGATGTTCGCTAACGCTTATACATCAATCTTTCGCGGAACGCCTTTGATTTTGCAATTATGGATCATTTATTTTGCTGTTCCTCAACTAACCGGTTACAACATTCCAGAATATTTAACCGCCATTTTAGCCTTTGGACTAAATTCTGCAGCCTACGTTTCGGAAATTATTCGCGCAGGAATTATGGCTGTCGATCGAGGTCAGACGGAGGCGGCCATGGCTTTAGGGATTCCTTACAGGCCGATGATGTTGAATATCATTTTACCCCAAGCGATAAAAAATATTTTACCGGCCCTTGTGAACGAGTTTATTACGTTGACGAAAGAATCAGCCATTGTCTCTACGATCGGGTATCTCGATTTAATGCGAAGAGCACAAATTATCGGTGCCCAAATTTATCGGAACTTTGAAACCCTTTTTCTTGCCGGAATCATTTATTGGGTAATGGTCTTTATTTTAACGAAAGTCGGCGAACTTGTGGAACGGAGGCTGAGACAAAGTGATACACATTCATGA
- a CDS encoding basic amino acid ABC transporter substrate-binding protein, whose amino-acid sequence MKKFMGLLFIVFLIVGVLTACGSGDQTSESDNESGGDSEERTILKMATSADFPPFESYNEEGEFVGFDIDLAQAIAEELGYELEIQDMSFDGLIGALQSNRVDIVLAGMSATEERKENVDFSMEYHRSGEMFLSNEDVSLTGLEDLEGKVVGVQLGTIQEEGADKLKDEYGFEVKKVDNAGVLIQELLSGRVDAVYMDKQVASGYMEEHGLNGFDDPTTSSPGMAIAFPKGSELVEKVNEILQTFQDNGKIDELKEKWEIEEE is encoded by the coding sequence ATGAAAAAATTTATGGGGCTTTTATTTATTGTATTTTTAATCGTTGGCGTGTTGACTGCTTGTGGATCTGGAGACCAAACAAGTGAAAGCGATAATGAATCAGGGGGGGATTCGGAGGAAAGAACGATACTTAAAATGGCAACTTCTGCCGATTTCCCACCTTTCGAATCGTACAATGAAGAAGGGGAATTTGTCGGATTTGATATCGATTTAGCCCAAGCGATTGCCGAAGAATTAGGGTACGAATTAGAAATCCAAGATATGAGCTTTGACGGGCTCATCGGTGCTTTGCAAAGTAATCGGGTCGATATCGTTTTAGCTGGTATGAGTGCTACGGAAGAACGGAAGGAAAATGTGGACTTTTCAATGGAATATCACCGTTCTGGGGAAATGTTCCTATCCAATGAAGACGTATCTTTAACAGGATTGGAAGATTTGGAAGGAAAAGTGGTCGGTGTGCAATTAGGAACGATTCAAGAAGAAGGGGCTGACAAATTAAAGGACGAATACGGATTTGAAGTGAAAAAAGTGGATAATGCGGGAGTCCTTATTCAAGAATTATTGTCTGGACGGGTCGATGCTGTTTATATGGATAAACAAGTTGCATCCGGCTATATGGAAGAACACGGATTAAACGGTTTTGATGATCCGACAACAAGTTCACCAGGTATGGCCATTGCTTTCCCGAAAGGTAGCGAACTAGTTGAAAAAGTAAACGAGATTTTGCAAACATTCCAAGACAACGGCAAAATCGATGAGTTAAAAGAAAAATGGGAAATAGAAGAAGAATAA
- a CDS encoding M20 family metallopeptidase has protein sequence MKEKLRFYLNDIQEMLFEISMYMYKHPELGDQEFESSKRLANVLEEHGFSVEWGIANRPTAFRAEFSGTKSGPTVCYLAEYDALPGIGHGCGHNLIGTMSTGAGILLSKIVSETGGKVVVFGTPAEETNGAKVPMTEKGLFDGIDVAMMVHPSGESYESGASLAMDALQFTYYGKAAHAAAAPEKGINALDAVIQLFNGINALREHLPLDVKIHGIINEGGKAANIVPDLASAQFYIRASTRAVLNQVVKRVKNIAEGAALMTGAKLEISNYELSYDNMVTNRTLSDRFTKNLSAISSKPIYPPKKEYGSLDLGNVSQVVPAIHPYIGLNAPGLVGHTKEFADQTITADGRQALVEGTLALAYTGYDCLTDKDLMKAIKEEFLQINKLSMANK, from the coding sequence ATGAAGGAAAAACTCCGATTTTATTTAAATGATATACAAGAAATGTTGTTTGAAATATCCATGTACATGTATAAACATCCGGAACTCGGTGATCAAGAATTCGAATCATCGAAACGGTTAGCGAATGTACTTGAAGAACATGGATTTTCCGTTGAATGGGGAATCGCAAATCGACCGACTGCCTTTCGTGCCGAATTTTCTGGCACAAAATCCGGTCCAACTGTATGCTATTTAGCGGAATATGACGCCCTTCCAGGAATCGGTCACGGTTGTGGTCATAATTTGATCGGTACGATGAGTACAGGTGCAGGCATACTGTTAAGCAAAATCGTGTCAGAGACGGGAGGGAAGGTGGTTGTTTTCGGAACGCCAGCAGAGGAGACGAACGGAGCAAAAGTACCGATGACAGAAAAAGGATTGTTCGATGGAATCGATGTTGCCATGATGGTGCATCCTAGTGGTGAATCGTATGAAAGTGGTGCTTCGTTAGCGATGGATGCTTTGCAATTTACGTATTATGGAAAAGCCGCCCATGCAGCAGCCGCACCGGAAAAGGGGATTAACGCTTTAGATGCCGTCATTCAATTATTCAATGGAATAAATGCTCTCCGGGAACATTTGCCACTAGATGTGAAAATTCACGGCATTATTAACGAAGGGGGAAAGGCGGCCAACATCGTACCGGATTTGGCATCCGCTCAATTTTATATTCGTGCAAGTACTCGTGCGGTTCTTAATCAAGTAGTGAAACGGGTAAAAAATATTGCTGAAGGAGCCGCCCTAATGACTGGGGCAAAACTAGAGATATCCAATTATGAATTAAGTTACGACAATATGGTTACCAATCGGACTTTGTCGGATCGATTCACGAAAAATTTATCAGCAATTAGTTCGAAGCCAATTTATCCTCCAAAAAAGGAATACGGCTCCCTTGATTTAGGTAATGTAAGTCAAGTTGTTCCAGCTATTCATCCGTACATCGGGTTAAATGCTCCTGGATTGGTTGGTCATACGAAGGAATTTGCTGACCAAACGATTACAGCGGACGGACGTCAAGCTTTGGTAGAGGGAACTCTTGCATTAGCGTATACCGGATACGATTGTTTGACGGATAAGGACTTGATGAAGGCGATAAAAGAAGAATTTTTGCAAATAAATAAGTTATCAATGGCAAATAAATGA
- a CDS encoding amidase, with protein sequence MQIEVVNDGTVNTILNMDATALAEKIKNKQISSELATRIYINRLKEIQPSINALTEHRFDEALNEAKNKDEQLQKGRICGKLFGVPITIKESFDVKGMKTTGGLLSRKNNIAEKDADVVKKLKEQGAIILGKTNTPTLCFCQETDNKLYGRTNNPWSLDRTAGGSSGGEGAVIAAGGAAVGIGSDIGGSIRFPSHFNGTVGFKSGKMEVSQNGSFPYISFSEQERMLGIGAIAKSVRDAELVHSIIANNAPPVRDVSKFSTVIPLDHLVYPVDQPTKEALEKVKEILSDDMVILDEEPPFFRQSARLWQLIMSIDGGETNAKIAFAGKKKSPLKEFLKERLFHSSDVHQYLSWALYGARLFRPKEKQRGEINDLLEEGERKVHAYLENRLLIIPTYHTTALPHGKVYWELFSIFKTFLKYIPFVAYANTWGLPSLTIPVSEDKLGLPIGVQIISAVGNEKVMFQLGKQIEKRMRGYKRALAKN encoded by the coding sequence GTGCAAATTGAGGTCGTAAATGACGGAACAGTCAATACGATTTTAAATATGGACGCAACTGCCCTCGCAGAAAAAATAAAAAACAAGCAAATTTCATCTGAACTTGCCACCCGTATATACATCAATCGACTGAAAGAAATTCAACCTTCCATTAACGCCTTAACTGAACATCGATTCGATGAAGCTTTGAATGAAGCGAAAAACAAAGATGAGCAACTTCAAAAAGGAAGAATCTGTGGGAAATTATTCGGTGTTCCGATTACGATCAAAGAGTCCTTCGACGTCAAAGGGATGAAAACAACCGGTGGATTGCTATCGAGGAAAAATAACATTGCGGAGAAAGATGCGGATGTCGTTAAAAAATTAAAGGAGCAAGGTGCAATCATATTAGGAAAGACGAATACTCCGACATTATGTTTTTGTCAAGAAACGGATAATAAATTGTATGGTCGGACGAATAATCCTTGGTCGCTAGATCGAACGGCAGGTGGATCTAGCGGTGGAGAAGGAGCTGTTATCGCAGCAGGAGGCGCAGCAGTCGGAATCGGATCCGATATCGGAGGGTCCATTCGATTTCCAAGCCATTTCAACGGAACAGTCGGATTTAAAAGCGGGAAAATGGAAGTTTCCCAAAACGGTTCCTTTCCATACATATCCTTTTCCGAACAGGAACGGATGCTCGGAATCGGTGCCATCGCCAAATCGGTTCGGGATGCTGAGCTGGTCCATTCTATCATCGCGAATAATGCACCACCTGTTCGAGATGTTTCTAAATTTTCGACCGTCATCCCGCTCGATCACCTCGTCTATCCCGTCGATCAACCGACAAAGGAAGCTTTAGAAAAGGTAAAAGAGATTCTATCCGACGATATGGTCATTTTAGACGAGGAACCACCCTTTTTTCGCCAATCCGCCCGACTTTGGCAACTCATTATGTCGATCGATGGTGGAGAAACCAATGCAAAAATCGCCTTTGCTGGAAAAAAGAAAAGTCCTTTAAAGGAATTTCTCAAAGAAAGGCTCTTTCACTCATCTGACGTACATCAATATTTATCTTGGGCACTGTACGGAGCGCGCCTTTTTCGACCGAAGGAAAAACAACGGGGAGAAATCAATGACCTCCTTGAAGAAGGGGAAAGGAAAGTTCATGCCTATTTGGAAAATCGACTACTAATTATCCCCACTTACCATACAACGGCCTTACCCCATGGCAAAGTGTATTGGGAACTGTTTTCGATTTTTAAGACGTTTTTAAAATACATTCCCTTTGTCGCCTATGCCAATACGTGGGGGCTTCCTTCCTTAACGATTCCTGTGAGCGAAGATAAGCTCGGTCTTCCAATCGGTGTTCAAATTATTAGTGCCGTTGGGAACGAAAAGGTGATGTTTCAACTTGGAAAGCAGATTGAAAAACGTATGCGCGGTTACAAGAGGGCTTTAGCAAAAAATTAA
- a CDS encoding FeoB-associated Cys-rich membrane protein, giving the protein MFIDFLLGGAIFIYAISVLVKHFKKSKKGKCATCALKDHCQSPCNDVLNRQ; this is encoded by the coding sequence ATGTTCATCGATTTTCTACTAGGTGGTGCCATTTTTATTTATGCCATATCGGTTCTTGTAAAACATTTTAAGAAAAGTAAAAAGGGGAAATGTGCCACTTGTGCTTTAAAAGACCATTGTCAATCCCCGTGCAACGATGTATTGAATCGACAATAA
- the feoB gene encoding ferrous iron transport protein B, whose translation MTKMALMGNPNTGKTSLFNELTGSYAYVGNWSGVTVEQKVGTIRNHRMKLIDLPGIYSLSPISKDEEVVSTFFMNRSFTGILNIVDASQLERNLYLTAQLLEYGKPLIIALNMLDVARRRGLEIDISQLSKELGVPVVPIIARTGEGCRNLTESLDEMNAGAQSCFSIDYGQALEEGIEKIVRLLHREKDLPHYARWLAIQYLEGNQAVQTVVAQSVDAIKLKEIVEQISERIDMPISEYIYSVRSQRVEKMVSASVKKISDVGETFSEKVDRFVTNQWLGIPIFLLFMYAMFMVTFNWLGFPLSDLLDGFFSGPMTDWFEKGLVAIGASQFIQKLILEGIIPGVSGVLVFVPQIFLLFFFISLLEDSGYMARAAVVMDRLMEKIGLNGKAFIPMIIGFGCNVPGIMGARMIEQRKERLLTILLTPLMSCSARLPIYALFAGTFFVQHQATVVFTLYVLGIVIAFLLAKIFSKTIVKNEPSLFVIELPPYRIPHFLTLWRSTWDKGKGFVKKAGTFIFAGSVIIWLLSIVGTKGFFIDMNDSFLAVIGGLLAPVLAPLGFGTWQAGASLLTGFLAKESIVSTMNIIYHVPDMEQLQGMVAQSFTPLSAYSFLVFALLYLPCLATVATIKKETGSVKWTSFAVVYPFVIAYLVSFVIYQGGKLLGFG comes from the coding sequence ATGACAAAAATGGCTTTAATGGGAAATCCAAATACTGGGAAAACTTCTTTGTTCAATGAGTTAACCGGATCCTATGCCTATGTTGGGAATTGGAGCGGGGTAACCGTGGAACAAAAGGTCGGAACGATTCGAAATCATCGAATGAAGTTGATCGATTTGCCTGGAATCTATTCCCTCTCTCCAATTTCAAAGGATGAGGAAGTCGTCAGCACATTTTTCATGAATCGCTCCTTTACGGGCATTTTAAATATCGTCGATGCATCCCAATTGGAACGGAATTTGTATTTAACGGCTCAACTGTTAGAATACGGAAAACCGTTAATCATTGCATTAAATATGTTGGATGTGGCACGAAGACGTGGGCTGGAAATTGATATTTCACAGTTATCGAAGGAATTAGGCGTTCCGGTCGTCCCGATTATCGCGCGGACGGGGGAAGGTTGCCGAAATCTCACGGAATCCCTCGACGAAATGAACGCAGGCGCGCAATCATGTTTCTCAATTGACTACGGACAAGCTCTCGAAGAAGGAATTGAAAAAATTGTCCGACTTCTCCATAGAGAAAAAGACTTGCCTCACTATGCCCGATGGTTAGCAATTCAATATTTGGAAGGAAATCAGGCAGTTCAGACCGTTGTCGCACAGTCTGTCGACGCTATAAAATTAAAAGAAATTGTTGAACAGATCTCCGAGAGAATCGATATGCCCATTTCAGAATACATTTATTCCGTGCGTAGCCAACGGGTGGAAAAAATGGTCTCCGCTTCTGTAAAAAAAATAAGCGATGTAGGGGAAACTTTTTCGGAAAAAGTCGATCGATTCGTAACGAATCAATGGCTCGGAATTCCGATTTTTTTACTGTTTATGTATGCCATGTTTATGGTGACGTTCAACTGGCTCGGTTTTCCATTATCCGATTTATTGGATGGATTTTTTTCTGGACCAATGACCGATTGGTTTGAAAAGGGTTTAGTCGCCATCGGTGCTTCTCAATTTATTCAAAAGTTAATTTTAGAAGGAATCATTCCAGGTGTAAGCGGGGTTCTTGTGTTCGTCCCGCAAATATTTCTGCTCTTTTTCTTTATTTCCCTTTTGGAAGATTCCGGCTACATGGCGAGGGCAGCCGTCGTTATGGATCGGTTGATGGAAAAAATCGGTTTAAATGGAAAAGCGTTTATTCCGATGATCATCGGCTTCGGTTGTAACGTCCCTGGAATAATGGGGGCAAGGATGATTGAACAGCGGAAGGAACGGTTGCTGACGATATTGTTAACGCCGTTAATGTCCTGTTCAGCTCGATTGCCAATTTACGCTCTGTTTGCGGGGACCTTTTTTGTGCAACATCAGGCGACCGTTGTCTTTACCTTGTACGTTCTCGGAATTGTGATCGCCTTTCTTTTGGCAAAAATTTTTTCCAAAACGATTGTCAAAAATGAACCGAGCTTATTTGTCATCGAGTTACCACCTTATCGAATTCCCCATTTTTTAACCCTTTGGCGAAGTACGTGGGATAAAGGAAAAGGATTTGTGAAAAAGGCCGGGACGTTTATTTTCGCCGGTTCAGTTATCATATGGTTATTGTCCATTGTCGGAACGAAAGGATTTTTTATCGACATGAATGATAGCTTTTTGGCAGTGATCGGTGGACTGCTTGCTCCTGTTTTAGCCCCTTTAGGTTTCGGTACTTGGCAAGCGGGCGCTTCCCTTTTGACTGGCTTTTTGGCGAAAGAATCGATTGTTTCGACGATGAATATTATTTACCACGTGCCGGATATGGAGCAGTTACAAGGAATGGTTGCCCAAAGTTTTACGCCGCTGTCTGCCTACAGTTTTCTTGTATTCGCCCTTTTATATTTACCGTGTTTGGCGACGGTTGCGACCATTAAGAAAGAAACGGGATCGGTGAAGTGGACGAGTTTTGCCGTTGTCTATCCGTTCGTCATCGCATATCTCGTTTCCTTCGTAATTTATCAAGGTGGAAAATTACTCGGTTTCGGATAA
- a CDS encoding FeoA family protein codes for MVLTELKPGQSATIQDVSLLDFVVKKRLSDFGFHVGSKVQYKNSMPFGGPFVIESKGQSIAIRKKDAGKIEVNL; via the coding sequence ATGGTTTTAACGGAATTAAAACCGGGGCAGAGCGCTACGATTCAAGATGTTTCATTACTCGATTTTGTGGTGAAAAAAAGATTATCCGACTTCGGTTTTCATGTCGGTTCAAAAGTACAATATAAAAATTCGATGCCCTTTGGTGGTCCTTTCGTCATCGAATCGAAGGGCCAGTCGATTGCCATTCGAAAAAAGGATGCAGGAAAGATAGAAGTGAATTTATAA
- a CDS encoding cation-translocating P-type ATPase has protein sequence MSLWYSKTIDEVKQELQTDLQKGLSSKEVEERLEKFGLNEFEEQQKASIWKKLWEQINSLLIWILIAASVISAFVGEGTDAIIILLVVALNAIIGVIQESKAEKALDELKKMSSPKAIVKRDGEVKEIPSEQIVPGDIVLIDAGRSIPADLRLFESANFQVEESALTGESVPVTKNADWATDDEVPLGDQVNMAFMNTVSTYGRATGIAVNTGMNTEMGKIAKMLGQQSKEITPLQRKLDQLGKILGIGALIISAMMFVVGFFQGRDVLDMFLIAISLAVAAIPEGMVAIVTIVLAIGMQVMSKKNAIVRKLPAVETLGSVSVICSDKTGTLTQNKMTVTKVFLNGSVKSMDAFSFNGDRKESDPLKNSTEQFFTGMMLCNDATETSGDPTEIALILAGKKSGFTKEKVDERFQRVFELPFDSDRKMMTTVHQTNDGYFSVTKGALESLLPLITSIHIEGSVRPITEEDKQAIQQASEKMSDEALRVLAVARRDVQSEEDFNEELESNLTFLGLVGMIDPPREEVKESIRQTKRAGIRTVMITGDHQMTALAIAKELGIAQDITETMTGKELDETSDEQLQNRVKTVRVFARVSPEHKVRIVKALKANGHIASMTGDGVNDAPSLKQADVGVAMGITGTDVAKGASDIILTDDNFATIVSAVQKGRNIYQNIKKAILFLLSCNLGEITALFIAILLGLPAPLTAVQILWVNLITDTLPAIALGMDPDDPDVMRMKPRNKRESILHGNYAYTILNGMLIGLLTLFSFLFGLAFYTDANSIFSIDYGHISDDALIHAQTMAFITLSFSQLMHSLNLRSQRKSIFQVGLFSNMYLLGAIFIGLVIQSLLVYVPFLNTAFDIHYLTAGDLFFLLLVSITPVIVNEIVKGMKRLFNKEKGIA, from the coding sequence TTGTCACTTTGGTACTCCAAAACCATTGACGAAGTAAAACAAGAACTTCAGACGGATCTTCAAAAGGGATTATCCTCGAAGGAAGTAGAGGAGCGGTTGGAAAAATTCGGTTTGAACGAATTCGAAGAACAGCAAAAAGCGTCTATTTGGAAAAAACTTTGGGAACAAATTAACAGTTTATTAATTTGGATTTTAATCGCCGCATCTGTCATCTCCGCCTTTGTCGGTGAAGGTACGGATGCGATCATTATTTTACTCGTCGTCGCTTTGAACGCTATCATCGGTGTCATTCAAGAATCAAAAGCGGAAAAGGCATTGGATGAATTGAAAAAAATGTCTTCGCCGAAAGCAATCGTCAAGCGGGATGGGGAAGTAAAGGAAATCCCATCTGAACAGATCGTTCCTGGAGATATCGTTTTAATTGATGCAGGACGATCCATTCCCGCCGATCTCCGCCTTTTTGAGTCAGCGAATTTCCAAGTGGAAGAATCCGCATTAACCGGTGAATCCGTTCCCGTCACCAAAAATGCCGATTGGGCCACGGATGATGAAGTTCCCCTCGGTGATCAAGTGAATATGGCCTTTATGAATACGGTATCCACGTACGGTCGTGCAACCGGAATCGCCGTCAACACCGGTATGAATACGGAAATGGGGAAAATTGCAAAAATGCTCGGGCAACAATCAAAAGAAATCACCCCATTACAACGGAAATTGGATCAGCTTGGTAAAATTCTCGGCATCGGCGCACTCATTATTTCCGCAATGATGTTTGTCGTCGGATTTTTCCAAGGTCGCGATGTACTCGACATGTTTTTAATTGCTATCAGTCTTGCTGTAGCTGCAATTCCTGAAGGCATGGTTGCTATCGTAACGATCGTACTAGCAATCGGTATGCAAGTGATGAGCAAAAAAAATGCGATCGTTCGGAAACTGCCGGCCGTTGAAACATTAGGATCCGTCAGTGTTATTTGTTCCGATAAAACGGGTACCCTTACCCAAAACAAAATGACGGTAACGAAGGTGTTTCTCAATGGGAGCGTAAAATCAATGGACGCATTTTCGTTCAATGGGGATCGGAAAGAATCAGATCCGTTAAAAAATAGTACGGAACAATTTTTTACCGGTATGATGCTTTGTAATGATGCGACGGAAACATCTGGTGACCCGACGGAAATTGCCCTCATCCTCGCCGGAAAAAAATCCGGGTTTACGAAGGAAAAAGTCGACGAACGCTTTCAACGTGTTTTCGAACTTCCCTTCGATTCCGATCGAAAAATGATGACGACGGTTCATCAAACAAACGACGGCTATTTTTCCGTAACAAAGGGTGCTTTGGAAAGTCTTTTACCACTCATCACTTCTATTCATATCGAAGGAAGTGTTCGACCGATTACAGAGGAGGACAAGCAGGCGATTCAACAGGCAAGTGAAAAAATGTCTGACGAAGCACTGCGCGTTTTGGCCGTTGCAAGAAGAGACGTGCAATCAGAGGAAGATTTCAATGAAGAATTAGAAAGCAATCTAACCTTTCTCGGGTTAGTCGGGATGATCGATCCTCCACGGGAAGAAGTGAAAGAATCGATTCGCCAAACGAAACGAGCCGGAATTCGCACCGTTATGATTACAGGCGATCACCAAATGACTGCTCTAGCGATTGCAAAAGAATTAGGAATTGCCCAGGATATTACGGAAACGATGACCGGAAAAGAGTTGGATGAAACGAGCGATGAACAGCTTCAAAATCGCGTAAAAACCGTCCGCGTTTTTGCTCGGGTATCTCCGGAACATAAAGTTCGCATCGTAAAGGCATTAAAGGCGAACGGTCACATCGCATCGATGACCGGCGACGGGGTCAATGACGCTCCTTCCTTGAAACAGGCGGATGTGGGTGTTGCTATGGGAATTACCGGTACCGATGTAGCAAAGGGTGCTTCGGACATCATTTTAACGGATGATAATTTTGCGACGATCGTATCGGCAGTACAGAAAGGGCGGAACATTTACCAAAATATTAAAAAGGCGATTTTATTCCTCCTTTCTTGTAACCTCGGAGAAATTACCGCTTTGTTTATCGCCATTTTATTAGGACTCCCTGCGCCCCTCACAGCGGTACAAATTCTTTGGGTGAACTTAATAACCGATACGTTACCAGCGATTGCACTCGGTATGGACCCGGATGATCCGGATGTTATGAGAATGAAACCGCGAAATAAAAGGGAATCCATTTTGCACGGGAATTATGCGTACACAATCTTAAACGGAATGTTAATTGGGCTATTAACGTTATTTTCCTTCTTATTCGGTTTAGCTTTTTATACCGATGCAAATTCCATTTTTTCCATCGACTATGGACATATTAGTGATGATGCCTTAATTCATGCCCAAACGATGGCGTTTATTACATTAAGTTTTTCCCAGCTTATGCATTCATTAAATTTACGAAGCCAACGAAAATCGATTTTCCAAGTCGGTTTGTTTTCGAATATGTACTTACTCGGTGCCATTTTCATCGGTCTCGTCATTCAATCGTTATTAGTATACGTTCCATTCCTCAATACAGCTTTTGACATTCATTATTTAACAGCCGGTGACTTGTTCTTTCTTCTCCTCGTGTCAATCACACCGGTCATTGTAAACGAAATCGTCAAAGGGATGAAACGTTTGTTCAATAAGGAAAAAGGAATCGCCTAA
- a CDS encoding flotillin family protein yields MIFNSITIIIVIVAVLILALIGVFVSKYRTAGPDEALIVTGSYLGSKNVHVDESGNKIKIIRGGGTFVLPVFQRAEPLSLLSSKLEVSTPEVYTEQGVPVMADGTAIIKVGSSIGEIATAAEQFLGKTKQDLENEAREVLEGHLRSILGSMTVEEIYKNRDKFSQEVQRVATQDLAKMGLTIVSFTIKDVRDKNGYLDSLGKPRIAQVKRDAEIAQAEAEKETRIKKAEAIKDAKKAELLRATEIAESEKENQLKIAEYRREQDIAKARADQAYDLEAARAKQEVTEQEMQVKIIERQKQIELEEKEILRRERQYDSEVKKKADADRYAVEQSAAANKAKEMAEAEANKYRIEAMAKAEAERIRLDGMAKAEAQKAQGETEAEIIRLKGLAEAEAKQKVAEAYEKFGEAAVLDMILKMLPEYAKQVAAPMANIDQITVVDTGSSNQNGGANKITGYATNLMATLQESLKASAGINVKELLENLSSKGNGEK; encoded by the coding sequence ATGATTTTTAATAGCATAACCATTATTATTGTCATTGTCGCAGTCTTAATTTTAGCATTAATCGGTGTTTTTGTATCGAAGTATCGGACAGCTGGCCCCGATGAAGCATTAATTGTAACGGGGAGCTATTTAGGAAGTAAAAATGTACATGTCGATGAGTCCGGCAACAAAATTAAAATCATCCGTGGTGGCGGAACATTCGTATTACCGGTTTTCCAACGGGCAGAACCGTTGAGCTTGTTATCGAGTAAATTGGAAGTTTCTACACCGGAAGTATATACGGAACAAGGGGTTCCCGTCATGGCGGATGGAACGGCGATCATTAAGGTAGGAAGTTCCATTGGAGAAATTGCGACGGCTGCGGAACAATTCCTCGGGAAAACGAAACAAGATTTGGAAAACGAAGCGCGGGAAGTGTTGGAAGGGCATTTGCGTTCAATTCTCGGTTCTATGACCGTCGAAGAAATTTACAAAAACCGCGATAAATTTTCCCAAGAAGTACAACGGGTAGCGACCCAAGATTTGGCGAAAATGGGATTGACAATCGTATCGTTTACGATTAAAGATGTTCGGGATAAAAACGGATATTTGGATTCATTAGGAAAACCGCGTATCGCTCAAGTGAAAAGGGATGCGGAAATCGCCCAGGCGGAAGCGGAAAAGGAAACGAGAATAAAGAAGGCTGAAGCGATTAAGGATGCGAAAAAAGCGGAATTGCTACGGGCAACAGAAATCGCCGAATCGGAAAAGGAAAATCAATTGAAAATCGCCGAGTACCGAAGAGAACAAGATATTGCAAAGGCGAGGGCTGACCAAGCTTACGATTTGGAAGCGGCACGTGCGAAACAAGAAGTAACCGAGCAGGAAATGCAAGTAAAAATTATCGAACGGCAAAAGCAAATCGAATTGGAAGAAAAGGAAATTTTACGTCGAGAACGGCAATACGATTCAGAAGTGAAAAAGAAAGCAGATGCCGACCGTTATGCCGTTGAACAATCGGCAGCTGCAAATAAAGCGAAGGAAATGGCTGAAGCAGAAGCAAACAAATATCGAATCGAAGCGATGGCAAAAGCGGAAGCGGAACGTATTCGATTGGATGGGATGGCAAAAGCGGAAGCCCAGAAAGCTCAAGGGGAAACGGAAGCGGAAATTATTCGATTGAAAGGGTTAGCGGAGGCGGAAGCGAAACAAAAAGTGGCAGAAGCTTACGAAAAATTTGGAGAAGCAGCAGTACTCGACATGATCTTAAAAATGCTTCCGGAATATGCAAAACAAGTGGCAGCACCGATGGCCAATATCGATCAAATTACCGTTGTCGATACAGGTTCATCTAACCAAAACGGAGGAGCGAATAAAATTACCGGTTACGCAACGAACTTAATGGCGACGCTGCAAGAATCGTTAAAAGCTTCTGCTGGCATTAATGTGAAGGAACTGTTGGAAAACTTATCTTCTAAAGGAAACGGAGAAAAGTAG